One Tachysurus vachellii isolate PV-2020 chromosome 14, HZAU_Pvac_v1, whole genome shotgun sequence genomic window, gccctgtgatgggttgtcactccgtccagggtgtatcctgccttgatgcccaatgacgcctgagataggcacaggctccccgtgacccgaggtagttcggataagcggtttTGCAACTATGTGCATTGTTAAAAtcactatacaaaaaaaaaaatttaactggATTTAATTGTTTGGCTTTAATTGTTAGTTCCCTTTCCACCTTTTTCAGACTTCACAGACTGAATGTTGCTTCATGTGAGTTGATGTGATTCTCACCCTAATTAGCTGTGAAGCGGCAGAGTTACTTGCCGTGCTATCACTCGACACCATATCATTTCATAACAAACCCAGCAACATAAAGCAGAACTTTGTGTCTTTCGATAGAAAACTGCTGTTATTACCGTGATGTCTTAACCTCCAGAGACAAAAGTCCTGTGCTCCTCCCATCTCCTGAATTCCTACTGGGAGGAAACAAACTCCACCTAACACCTCACATCAGAACTCACTTGTATTCTTGTGTGATTCCTTCTGTAGCTTTGTAGCATAGCTTTAAAATGTCTTGGATGCGCTCTGCCTTGCTCACCTGTCTGGCTTTGCTGTTCATCCTCACATGTGAGTATGATGGACAGGTGACATGAGAATGTTTTAACCTACACTCcgtattgtttttttatgtattttaatattgtgGATATTAgatgtttgaataaaaaaaaaaaaacagttgtatGATTGTAGAATGATTTCTGTCATATGAGACATATAAGTTGGGAACACTTACTTGTGACATTCTTTCTGGCCGATTCCAGTGTTTTACGAGGTTGACGCTGCAAACGCAGCTGATGGCAAAGCGCATAAGACGACAGCAGGCCTACAAGGTGACGCAAACAATATCCAACACTTGTGATTATTCAGAACAAATGTGCCAACGTGGGGATTTGTAAAGTATGTCCTGGGGTTCATTTGTTGCTCACGTGGATGAGATGTGTTAATCCTGTTGcttattattgtgtgtattattgtattattgtattgtattgatcATAAGGTGGGCTAAGAAGGATTTTTATGGAAGAGAGAGATGCCACCAATTTTTTCAAGCGCCGTGGAAGAAGGGCTGTGAAATCACAAGATGAGCTGAATGGTGAGTCAGTTTTTATATCTACAGACAATCTTTCTGCTGctgttgaattgaattgttgaTGACTGTATAAGTCATatcatacttaaaaaaaaaaagtatgtatcAAGGTGTTAAATTCATTCGAATTCATTGAGtggaatagaaataaaaaatcgaCCCTTTTATTGCTGCTGTATTTGACAAATATGGTTTTGACAAAAATGTGCAATACTATGTTTGGGTTCAAATTcttcattaaatataatttccaaagaaatattaattaatttaaatgaattaaatccaAATAATGCTTAGATGTAGGAGGTCTATAGTTTTAGTTTATACTGTAGGTTCCCCAGGCCCTGGGGTGGTTGCAGTCAGTTGAGGAATGCAGCCAAATGCGCAGGAGCCACAGGCCTTCatggagaaatgtttttttcaatATTATAATATCCAGTTCTGGTGACTTAttcaatatttttgtaaataattgtgattttcttttcaaCAATGATTCCccaagatttatttcttttttaataaatagtaaaaCTTGACTGCAGTTTTCTTTTTAGTGTGTATTTCAGAATCATGTGCTGAGAGAAACGCCTTCAAGCGCAAGATGGGGAGGGAATAAATGTGGAAACAATGAAAGTGTGACTGATTATTTCAGAATTTACACAATGAAAAAACTCTGGAAAACACGTTTCTGGAAAACAGTAATAAGCCAATAAGATTGTAATAACACTGGAATTGCTAAAGTCAGGATCCTTATTCTGAAGTGAGAACTTGAGTGAGTTCCAGATTCTCATCATGTTGTTCCCAACAGAGTCAGAGTCGCTGTCTGTGCTTTCACATGTGGTGTAAATTATTCTGATGTCATTTTCATAAACAATCAATCTTTATTTCAATCCCAGAGTATTTCAACACCGTGATGCCTCTGAGTTGTTATTGTTTCTTCTTAAAGAGTACAAAGGAACTGAATGAACGGTATAACGATTCTGCttaatgtacaaataaatgatCTGTGCAActctaattttaatttataattttaacCAAAATAGTTCTGGGTTTCCTCAGAACCCTGGCATCATGTTTCCATTGatgggctttaaaaaaaaaattgacttttTTGGCCTCTAGTTGAGCAGCAACAGAGACTGGCAGCTGATGAAAGGAAGAGAGAATATCACGAGGAGCAGAGGAATGAGTTTGAAAATTATGCAGAGGAAGAGCATAATGGTGAGAATGGCAATCTCTCataaacctgtctgtctgtctgtctgtctgtctatttatatacagtatctgtctgtctgtctgtctgtctctatttatctacatacagtatctgtctgtctgactgtctgtctgtctgtctctatttatctacatacagtatctgtc contains:
- the ucmab gene encoding unique cartilage matrix-associated protein produces the protein MSWMRSALLTCLALLFILTLFYEVDAANAADGKAHKTTAGLQGGLRRIFMEERDATNFFKRRGRRAVKSQDELNVEQQQRLAADERKREYHEEQRNEFENYAEEEHNEQDERTQESTEQWREFHHDGLDPPYEYNRHTV